The proteins below are encoded in one region of Aquisphaera giovannonii:
- a CDS encoding winged helix-turn-helix domain-containing protein translates to MTETITLDEARRIALSAQRFDAPRPAAAADWGHLRRTLERLGLHQIDSVNVLARAHYLPAFSRVGPYERSLLDRAAWGRKGDRRLFEYWAHEASLLPLALHPLLRWRMARADRGEAGYRHLRAFAKDRRAEAMQVLGRLRDEGPLAASDFERSRSGWWEWSDSKQALEWLFWAGHITTATRRPSFERVYDLTERVIPREILALPTPDDPESHRGLIERAARALGIATARELQDYFRLHGRDAGPAIAELVEEGTLVRAVVPGWPAAFLHRDARRPRRVEARALLAPFDPLVWERARAERLFGFRYRIEIYTPAEKRQHGYYVLPFLLGDRLVGRVDLKADRKASRLLAHAAHLEPEAPPETMDELRAELAELARWLGLDRVVGPRNSPRSAR, encoded by the coding sequence ATGACCGAGACGATCACCCTCGACGAGGCGCGGCGGATCGCGCTCTCGGCCCAGCGTTTCGATGCCCCGCGGCCCGCCGCGGCCGCCGATTGGGGCCACCTGCGGCGCACGCTGGAGCGGCTCGGGCTGCATCAGATCGACAGCGTGAACGTCCTGGCGCGGGCCCACTACCTCCCGGCGTTCTCGAGGGTGGGGCCGTACGAGCGGTCGCTCCTCGACCGCGCGGCGTGGGGCCGCAAGGGCGATCGCCGGCTCTTCGAGTACTGGGCGCACGAGGCGTCGCTCCTGCCGCTGGCCCTGCACCCGCTCCTCCGATGGCGGATGGCCCGGGCGGATCGGGGCGAGGCGGGATACCGGCACCTCCGGGCCTTCGCGAAGGACCGCCGCGCCGAGGCGATGCAGGTCCTCGGGCGGCTCCGGGACGAGGGGCCGCTCGCCGCCTCGGACTTCGAGCGCAGCCGGTCCGGCTGGTGGGAGTGGAGCGATTCCAAGCAGGCTCTGGAATGGCTCTTCTGGGCGGGGCACATCACCACGGCCACGCGACGCCCGAGCTTCGAGCGGGTCTACGACCTGACCGAGCGTGTCATCCCGCGGGAGATCCTGGCCTTGCCGACCCCGGACGACCCCGAGTCGCATCGAGGCCTGATCGAGCGCGCGGCCCGGGCACTCGGGATCGCGACGGCCCGCGAGCTGCAGGACTACTTCCGGCTCCACGGGCGTGACGCCGGTCCGGCGATCGCCGAGCTGGTCGAGGAGGGCACCCTCGTGCGGGCCGTCGTGCCGGGCTGGCCGGCCGCGTTCCTCCACCGCGACGCCCGCCGCCCTCGGCGGGTCGAGGCCCGGGCGCTCCTGGCCCCCTTCGATCCGCTCGTCTGGGAGCGGGCGCGGGCCGAACGGCTGTTCGGATTCCGGTACCGCATCGAGATCTACACGCCGGCCGAGAAGCGGCAGCACGGCTACTACGTGCTGCCGTTCCTGCTGGGCGACCGGCTCGTCGGCCGCGTCGACCTCAAGGCCGACCGCAAGGCGTCGCGCCTCCTCGCGCACGCGGCCCATCTCGAGCCGGAGGCCCCCCCCGAGACGATGGACGAGCTCCGGGCCGAGCTGGCCGAGCTGGCCCGGTGGCTGGGCCTCGATCGGGTCGTCGGGCCTCGGAATTCGCCCCGATCGGCCAGGTAG
- a CDS encoding tetratricopeptide repeat protein — protein sequence MPFREGVGIRSSRVRSAAWAFAIVGLVGGFGPGPVPGAAARGQQATTGAKPQDDRARALELVDEHRDLEALPLLEALAKANPADREVQERLAQALVTQSATVKPEEGAALRRRARAILVELKKTGDLSDLSELLASGIPADGAMPSFSTNAEVAAAIKEGEAAFGRRDFEAARAAYTRAIRLDPGSYIAALFVGDTYFAEGKLREAGTWFERAIVADRDQESAHRYLGDTHVRAGRPASARLCYVDAIIAEPYKRQTWAVLARWAEANKVRFGHPRVIPEELDPTEAGGDASKAKAAAAVKPGGPDDGRSEWHRYAEARAAWAKSKFKEAHPAEPAYRHSLAEEVDALRQVARAIEADVKSGRVKEPHPCFAQLIRLDKDGLLEAHILYARADAGIAKDYEGYRASHRGELRRYLSTWVVPFEPRTAEGPGATSRR from the coding sequence ATGCCGTTCCGCGAGGGCGTTGGTATCCGTTCGTCCCGGGTGCGGTCCGCTGCGTGGGCGTTCGCGATCGTCGGTCTCGTGGGCGGCTTCGGGCCCGGCCCGGTGCCGGGGGCGGCCGCGCGGGGGCAGCAGGCGACGACGGGGGCGAAGCCGCAGGACGACCGGGCCCGCGCCCTCGAGCTCGTGGACGAGCACCGCGACCTGGAGGCGCTGCCGCTGCTGGAGGCGCTCGCGAAGGCGAACCCGGCCGACCGGGAGGTCCAGGAGCGGCTGGCCCAGGCCCTGGTGACGCAGTCGGCCACGGTCAAGCCGGAGGAGGGGGCCGCGCTGCGGCGGAGGGCGCGGGCGATCCTGGTGGAGCTGAAGAAGACGGGCGACCTCAGCGACCTGAGCGAGCTGCTCGCCTCGGGGATCCCGGCCGACGGCGCGATGCCCAGCTTCTCGACCAATGCCGAGGTCGCCGCGGCGATCAAGGAGGGCGAGGCCGCCTTCGGCCGCCGGGACTTCGAGGCCGCCCGCGCGGCGTACACGCGGGCGATCCGGCTCGACCCGGGGTCGTACATCGCCGCCCTCTTCGTCGGCGACACCTACTTCGCCGAGGGCAAGCTGCGCGAGGCCGGGACCTGGTTCGAGCGCGCCATCGTCGCGGACCGCGACCAGGAGTCGGCCCACCGCTACCTGGGCGACACCCACGTCCGCGCCGGCCGGCCCGCCTCGGCGAGGCTCTGCTACGTGGACGCCATCATCGCCGAGCCGTACAAGCGTCAGACCTGGGCCGTCCTGGCGCGTTGGGCGGAGGCCAACAAGGTCCGGTTCGGGCACCCGAGGGTCATCCCCGAGGAGCTCGACCCCACCGAGGCCGGCGGCGACGCGTCGAAGGCGAAGGCCGCGGCGGCGGTCAAGCCCGGCGGGCCCGACGACGGCCGCTCCGAGTGGCACCGCTACGCCGAGGCCCGCGCGGCGTGGGCGAAGTCGAAGTTCAAGGAGGCCCACCCGGCCGAGCCCGCCTACCGCCACAGCCTCGCCGAGGAGGTCGACGCCCTCCGGCAGGTCGCCCGCGCGATCGAGGCGGACGTCAAGTCCGGCCGGGTGAAGGAGCCCCACCCGTGCTTCGCCCAGCTCATCCGGCTCGACAAGGACGGCCTCCTCGAGGCCCACATCCTCTACGCGAGGGCCGACGCGGGGATCGCCAAGGACTACGAGGGCTACCGCGCCTCGCACCGCGGCGAGCTCCGCCGCTACCTCTCCACCTGGGTCGTCCCGTTCGAGCCGAGGACCGCCGAGGGGCCGGGTGCCACGTCCCGACGGTGA
- a CDS encoding PDZ domain-containing protein, which yields MGPIRHGATFAILISLLGGAVARGQSVLDQVSDFGREAAGAVGDAGARLDKERLKIMSPTPRPGRDYTKVYLHNQTNRKVFAAILYVHFETSGQSLSTVGGGDDWTPLQWFALNPNERVHVANTRNANVYYYAKDGAREWAGDLARQVRDGSELKVVKYRIARVMPFREESDIAITERGATPIANAGAGLAASKPPETNFKIDGQGRVTADGRPLGQARRVQNRENGRAAWRYDIPNGWSLIRYDGSNQTERHMYRSNPVPTAMKLNDRGEAVAVTPAPAAVVPTPAVAVPPSEPSPAAFEAGAPPPRPDESPGAGETFAAGLGIYYERVDYGDGTFGARLTRDAAPGTPAGTLGLEKGDTIFALDGLRFRTPEDVLNHRAQTTIDFVNIRTGAPQNGSLVLP from the coding sequence ATGGGGCCGATTCGCCACGGGGCCACGTTCGCCATCCTGATCTCCCTGCTGGGGGGCGCCGTCGCGCGCGGCCAGAGCGTGCTCGATCAGGTGTCCGATTTCGGGAGGGAGGCGGCTGGCGCCGTCGGCGACGCCGGCGCCCGGCTCGACAAGGAGCGGCTCAAGATCATGAGCCCGACGCCCCGCCCGGGGCGCGACTACACGAAGGTCTACCTCCACAACCAGACGAATCGGAAGGTCTTCGCGGCGATCCTTTACGTCCACTTCGAGACGTCCGGCCAGTCCCTCTCGACGGTGGGCGGGGGCGACGATTGGACCCCGCTGCAGTGGTTCGCGCTGAACCCCAACGAGCGGGTCCACGTGGCGAACACTCGGAACGCGAACGTGTACTACTACGCCAAGGACGGCGCCCGGGAATGGGCCGGCGACCTGGCCCGGCAGGTCCGGGACGGCAGCGAGCTGAAGGTCGTGAAGTACCGGATCGCGCGGGTGATGCCCTTCCGGGAGGAGTCCGACATCGCGATCACGGAACGGGGGGCGACGCCGATCGCGAACGCGGGGGCCGGCCTGGCCGCGTCCAAGCCACCCGAGACGAATTTCAAGATCGACGGCCAGGGGCGGGTCACCGCGGACGGCCGCCCGCTCGGCCAGGCCCGCCGCGTCCAGAACCGGGAGAACGGGCGCGCCGCCTGGCGCTACGACATCCCCAACGGCTGGTCGCTCATCCGGTACGACGGCAGCAATCAGACGGAGCGGCACATGTACCGCTCCAATCCCGTCCCCACGGCCATGAAGCTGAACGATCGCGGCGAGGCCGTCGCGGTGACCCCGGCGCCGGCCGCGGTGGTCCCGACGCCGGCCGTAGCGGTCCCGCCGTCGGAGCCGTCCCCGGCCGCCTTCGAGGCGGGCGCCCCCCCGCCCCGGCCCGACGAGTCCCCCGGCGCCGGCGAGACGTTCGCCGCCGGCCTCGGCATCTACTATGAGCGGGTCGACTACGGCGACGGCACCTTCGGCGCGAGGCTCACGCGCGACGCCGCCCCCGGCACGCCGGCGGGGACGCTGGGCCTGGAGAAGGGGGACACGATCTTCGCCCTCGACGGCCTGCGGTTTCGGACGCCCGAGGACGTCCTGAACCACCGCGCCCAGACGACGATCGACTTCGTGAACATCCGGACGGGGGCCCCCCAGAACGGGTCGCTCGTGCTGCCGTAG
- a CDS encoding alpha-amylase family glycosyl hydrolase — MSEESITARRVEAGTPSRWPARGGEEIGAVPLGARGTGFRVWAPRRSRVEVVFEGAGRGGRASGLTAEGGGYFSGVVPWARAGDLYRYRLDGEGPYPDPASRSQPDGPFGPSQVVDPSAFAWSDASWEGIELPGQVLYEMHVGTFTEEGTWRAAEAHLPGLAELGVTAVEVMPVADFAGTFSWGYDGVNLFAPSRHYGPPDDFRRFVDRAHALGLGVLHDVVYNHLGPKGDFLDKFSDDYKSRRHVTEWGPGLNCDGPNCEPVRAFILANAAHWVREYHVDGLRIDAVWQTWDDSDEHIVAAVTRRAREAAGPRSVLIIGEDEPQESRLLRPRDRGGFGLDALWNDDFHHVHASALTRCGEGYYADYRGTPQEFVSLWKHGVLYQGQMNLRQGKPRGMPTRGVAPRSFVNYLENHDQVANTLRGRRLHERSDPSLHRALTALFLLSPGTPMLFQGQEFAASSPFLYFNDAGDGEELKRSRAKFLGQFPSLATDEARAAFPNPADPEVFRACRLKDADRAARPAVRDLHRDLLRLRREDPALRLQGSGGLDGAVLGPEAFVLRCFGEGGDDRIILVNLGRDFLYAPVAEPLLAPPEGRRWEMLWSSASVRYGGDGTPGPETADGWRLPRVSTLVLAARHSTGV; from the coding sequence ATGTCAGAGGAATCCATCACCGCCCGACGCGTCGAGGCGGGCACGCCGAGCCGCTGGCCGGCCCGCGGCGGCGAGGAGATCGGCGCCGTCCCCCTGGGGGCCCGCGGGACCGGGTTCCGCGTCTGGGCGCCGAGGCGGTCGCGGGTCGAGGTCGTCTTCGAGGGCGCGGGGCGGGGGGGCCGGGCGTCCGGCCTGACGGCCGAGGGGGGAGGGTACTTCTCGGGCGTCGTCCCGTGGGCCCGCGCGGGGGACCTCTATCGCTACCGGCTCGACGGCGAGGGGCCGTATCCGGACCCCGCCTCGCGATCCCAGCCGGACGGCCCGTTCGGCCCCTCGCAGGTCGTCGACCCATCCGCCTTCGCCTGGTCGGACGCGTCGTGGGAGGGCATCGAGCTGCCGGGGCAGGTCCTCTACGAGATGCACGTCGGGACGTTCACCGAGGAGGGGACGTGGCGGGCCGCCGAGGCCCACCTTCCGGGCCTCGCCGAGCTGGGCGTGACGGCCGTGGAGGTCATGCCGGTCGCCGACTTCGCCGGCACCTTCAGCTGGGGCTACGACGGCGTCAACCTGTTCGCGCCGAGCCGCCACTACGGCCCGCCGGACGACTTCCGCCGCTTCGTCGACCGGGCCCACGCCCTGGGCCTCGGCGTGCTGCACGACGTCGTCTACAACCATCTCGGGCCGAAGGGGGACTTCCTCGACAAGTTCTCCGACGACTACAAGAGCCGGCGGCACGTGACCGAGTGGGGCCCGGGGCTCAATTGCGACGGTCCCAATTGCGAGCCGGTCCGGGCGTTCATCCTGGCCAACGCGGCGCACTGGGTCCGCGAGTATCACGTCGACGGCCTGCGGATCGACGCCGTCTGGCAGACCTGGGACGATTCGGACGAGCACATCGTGGCCGCCGTGACGAGGCGCGCCCGCGAGGCGGCCGGGCCGCGATCCGTCCTGATCATCGGCGAGGACGAGCCCCAGGAGTCGCGCCTCCTGCGGCCCCGCGACCGCGGGGGTTTCGGGCTGGACGCCCTCTGGAACGACGACTTTCATCATGTTCACGCGTCGGCCCTCACCCGATGCGGCGAGGGCTACTACGCCGACTACCGCGGGACGCCCCAGGAGTTCGTCTCGCTCTGGAAGCACGGCGTCCTCTACCAGGGGCAGATGAACCTCCGCCAGGGCAAGCCGAGGGGCATGCCGACGCGAGGCGTCGCCCCCCGCTCCTTCGTGAACTACCTCGAGAACCACGACCAGGTTGCCAACACGCTGCGGGGACGGCGGCTCCACGAGCGATCCGACCCCTCCCTGCACCGGGCGCTCACCGCGCTCTTCTTGCTCTCCCCGGGCACGCCGATGCTCTTCCAGGGGCAGGAGTTCGCGGCCTCGTCGCCGTTCCTCTATTTCAACGACGCGGGCGACGGCGAGGAGCTGAAGCGGTCGCGGGCCAAATTCCTGGGCCAGTTCCCGAGCCTGGCGACGGACGAGGCCAGGGCCGCGTTCCCCAACCCGGCCGACCCGGAGGTCTTCCGGGCGTGCCGGCTGAAGGACGCGGATCGCGCGGCCCGCCCCGCGGTGCGCGATTTGCACCGCGATCTTCTGCGCCTCCGCCGCGAGGATCCCGCCCTCCGCCTCCAGGGGAGCGGCGGGCTCGACGGGGCGGTCCTCGGGCCCGAGGCCTTCGTGCTGCGGTGCTTCGGCGAGGGCGGCGACGATCGGATCATCCTGGTGAACCTCGGCAGGGACTTCCTCTACGCCCCCGTCGCCGAGCCGCTCCTGGCCCCGCCCGAGGGCCGGCGCTGGGAGATGCTCTGGTCGAGCGCCTCGGTGAGGTACGGGGGGGACGGGACGCCCGGGCCGGAAACCGCCGACGGCTGGCGACTGCCGCGCGTCTCGACGCTCGTCCTCGCCGCCCGGCATTCGACGGGCGTTTGA
- a CDS encoding PEP-CTERM sorting domain-containing protein → MRTFILAAAVAALLPLAGRADAGPLNVTGLLSWTPDGANFDYSITLTNLATSTDSIQTFWFAWVPGEDFLTTSPLSATPPSGWTSLVTHFPNLPTNGYAIQFKTSTDAIAPGESRVFQFTSPDAPAVVTGHSTFFDHPPIGTSFVYSGQPFQGDSLRFVVASVPEPTSLALGLIAAPALAALALRRRRRAG, encoded by the coding sequence ATGAGAACGTTCATCCTCGCCGCGGCCGTCGCCGCCCTGCTGCCGCTCGCGGGCCGGGCCGACGCCGGCCCCCTCAACGTCACGGGCCTCCTGAGCTGGACGCCCGACGGCGCGAACTTCGACTACTCGATCACCCTGACGAACCTGGCGACCAGCACGGATTCCATCCAGACGTTCTGGTTCGCCTGGGTACCGGGTGAGGATTTCCTCACCACGAGCCCCCTCTCGGCCACGCCGCCGTCCGGCTGGACCTCCCTGGTCACCCACTTCCCGAACTTGCCCACCAACGGCTACGCGATCCAGTTCAAGACGAGCACGGACGCGATCGCGCCCGGGGAGTCGCGGGTCTTCCAGTTCACCAGCCCGGACGCGCCGGCCGTGGTCACGGGCCACTCGACGTTCTTCGACCATCCCCCGATCGGCACGTCGTTCGTCTACTCGGGCCAGCCGTTCCAGGGCGACAGCCTCCGGTTCGTGGTCGCCTCCGTCCCCGAGCCGACGTCGCTGGCGCTCGGCCTGATCGCGGCCCCCGCGCTGGCGGCCCTGGCCCTCCGGAGGCGCCGCCGGGCCGGCTGA
- a CDS encoding NADPH-dependent FMN reductase, producing MEPLEILVIYGSVRHHRQGIRAARFLVAECVARGHRATLIDPAEEQLPLLDRMYKEYEPGQAPEGLERLAGRIKAADAFIVVSGEYNHSIPPALSNLLDHFLEEYFWRPSAIACYSAGPFGGVRAAMQLRAMLCELGTPSIPSLLPVPAVQDAFDDEGRPKDEAYRRRAGRFLGELEWYANALKAARRGGVPY from the coding sequence ATGGAACCGCTCGAGATCCTCGTCATCTACGGATCGGTCCGCCACCACCGCCAGGGCATCCGGGCGGCCCGCTTCCTCGTCGCCGAGTGCGTCGCCCGGGGCCATCGGGCGACGCTGATCGACCCGGCCGAGGAGCAACTCCCGCTCCTCGACCGCATGTACAAGGAGTACGAGCCGGGCCAGGCCCCCGAGGGGCTGGAGCGCCTGGCGGGGCGGATCAAGGCCGCGGACGCGTTCATCGTCGTCTCGGGCGAGTACAACCACAGCATCCCGCCGGCCCTGTCGAACCTGCTGGACCACTTCCTGGAGGAGTACTTCTGGCGGCCCTCGGCGATCGCCTGCTACTCGGCCGGCCCCTTCGGCGGGGTCCGCGCCGCGATGCAGCTCCGGGCGATGCTCTGCGAGCTGGGCACGCCGAGCATCCCCTCGCTCCTGCCCGTGCCGGCCGTGCAGGACGCCTTCGACGACGAGGGGCGCCCGAAGGACGAGGCCTACCGCCGCCGGGCGGGCCGGTTCCTGGGCGAGCTGGAGTGGTACGCCAACGCCCTGAAGGCGGCACGCCGGGGCGGGGTGCCGTATTGA
- a CDS encoding amylo-alpha-1,6-glucosidase produces the protein MNEPIRLMRRSGAQGDPVDPLLSREWLVTNGLGGYASGTVSGVPTRRYHGLLVAALPAPLGRVMMFNRLSERVLLPGGVAGRLGGLERGGSLKVHAAGSLVEFALEAGLPAWRYRVGPALIEKRILLPHGQNTVHVTYRLLEGVEVARVTARIGLNIRGHDAPVSTPPKLPYTFSMAGDRFEVQAGPGCPTLRLHLWGTRPYMVLASEVTRDVYFRIEAGRGYSDTGDFWSPGAFRFNLRAGRDVTLGASAEPWATFLTLGPEAARAAETGRRGRLIEAAPEGLRAGLGAELVLAADQFLIAPAGRSADAVREQAEGDEARTVIAGYHWFTDWGRDTMISLEGLTLATGRTREAGSILRTFGRYVRDGLIPNFFPDGKDEGVYHTADATLWFFHALGRYVEATGDRATLRSMLPTLIDIVDHHRRGTRFGIGVDPADGLLRQGAEGYQLTWMDAKMDGWVVTPRRGKAVEINALWYNALRLLEGWARAEGRDREAGAAGRSADQARASFNRRFWNEAAGCLFDVVDGERGDDPACRPNQLFAISLDHPVLDPSRWAPVLETARAKLFTPLGLRSLAPGEPDYKPRYDGDLRTRDGAYHQGTVWAWLIGPYVDAWRKVHPGDEQGVRDALAGFASHLDEAGVGTISEIFDAEPPYEPRGCIAQAWSVAEVLRGLASISEGAPTETGAPPRAEEGR, from the coding sequence ATGAACGAACCCATCCGCCTGATGCGACGCTCGGGGGCCCAGGGCGACCCCGTCGACCCCCTGCTGAGCCGCGAGTGGCTCGTGACGAACGGCCTGGGGGGCTACGCCTCCGGCACGGTCTCGGGCGTGCCCACGCGGCGCTACCACGGCCTCCTCGTGGCCGCGCTGCCCGCCCCATTGGGCCGCGTGATGATGTTCAACCGCCTCTCCGAGCGCGTCCTCCTGCCCGGCGGCGTCGCCGGCCGGCTCGGAGGGCTCGAGCGCGGCGGCTCGCTCAAGGTGCACGCGGCCGGCAGCCTGGTCGAGTTCGCGCTGGAGGCCGGCCTCCCCGCCTGGCGCTACCGGGTCGGCCCGGCGCTCATCGAGAAGCGGATCCTGCTGCCCCACGGCCAGAACACAGTCCACGTGACGTATCGCCTCCTGGAGGGGGTCGAGGTCGCGCGGGTGACCGCCAGGATCGGGCTGAACATCCGGGGGCACGACGCCCCGGTCAGCACGCCGCCGAAGCTCCCGTACACCTTCTCGATGGCGGGCGACCGCTTCGAGGTCCAGGCCGGGCCCGGCTGCCCGACCCTCCGGCTGCACCTCTGGGGCACCCGCCCCTACATGGTGCTCGCCTCGGAGGTGACGCGCGACGTCTACTTCCGCATCGAGGCCGGGCGCGGCTACTCCGACACCGGCGACTTCTGGAGCCCCGGCGCGTTCCGGTTCAACCTCCGCGCCGGCCGGGACGTGACCCTCGGCGCATCGGCCGAGCCCTGGGCGACCTTCCTCACGCTCGGGCCGGAGGCGGCGCGGGCCGCGGAGACCGGCCGGCGCGGGCGCCTGATCGAGGCCGCCCCCGAAGGCCTGAGGGCCGGCCTGGGGGCCGAGCTGGTGCTCGCCGCCGACCAGTTCCTGATCGCGCCGGCGGGCCGCTCGGCGGACGCGGTCCGCGAGCAGGCGGAGGGGGACGAGGCCCGGACGGTGATCGCCGGCTACCACTGGTTCACCGACTGGGGCCGGGACACGATGATCAGCCTGGAGGGCCTGACCCTGGCGACCGGGCGCACCCGCGAGGCCGGCTCCATCCTCCGGACCTTCGGCCGGTACGTCCGCGACGGCCTCATCCCCAACTTCTTCCCGGACGGCAAGGACGAGGGCGTCTATCACACGGCGGACGCCACGCTCTGGTTCTTCCACGCCCTGGGCCGCTACGTCGAGGCGACGGGGGACCGGGCGACCCTGCGCTCGATGCTCCCCACGCTGATCGACATCGTCGACCACCATCGACGCGGGACCCGGTTCGGGATCGGCGTGGACCCGGCCGACGGGCTGCTCCGGCAGGGGGCGGAGGGCTATCAGCTCACCTGGATGGACGCCAAGATGGACGGATGGGTCGTGACGCCCCGGCGGGGCAAGGCCGTCGAGATCAATGCCCTCTGGTACAACGCGCTGCGGCTGCTGGAAGGCTGGGCTCGCGCGGAGGGCCGCGACCGGGAGGCCGGGGCGGCGGGCCGCTCCGCGGACCAGGCCCGGGCCTCGTTCAACCGGCGGTTCTGGAACGAGGCGGCCGGCTGCCTGTTCGACGTGGTCGACGGCGAGCGCGGCGACGACCCGGCCTGCCGGCCGAACCAGCTCTTCGCCATCTCGCTGGACCACCCGGTCCTCGACCCGTCCCGCTGGGCCCCGGTGCTGGAGACCGCGCGGGCGAAGCTCTTCACGCCGCTCGGCCTGCGCTCGCTCGCCCCCGGCGAGCCGGACTACAAGCCGCGCTACGACGGCGACCTCCGAACGAGGGACGGCGCCTATCACCAGGGGACGGTCTGGGCCTGGCTGATCGGGCCCTACGTCGACGCCTGGCGGAAGGTCCACCCGGGCGACGAGCAGGGCGTGCGGGACGCCCTCGCCGGCTTCGCCTCGCACCTCGACGAGGCCGGCGTCGGCACGATCAGCGAGATCTTCGACGCCGAGCCCCCCTACGAGCCGAGGGGCTGCATCGCCCAGGCCTGGAGCGTCGCGGAGGTGCTGCGGGGCCTCGCGAGCATCTCCGAGGGGGCTCCGACGGAAACGGGGGCCCCCCCCCGCGCCGAGGAGGGGCGATGA
- a CDS encoding sterol desaturase family protein has product MNSILDAFARMSFGEALGWMLAENVILFAVAILAGHLLILASRSRRIGPPPPPVEGAEIAWAASCVALNTLVTVAGWGLWRSGYIVIRRDTGARAWLDAIVLLMLMDLAMYVTHRIAHHPWAFPLAHATHHHYDRPRPLDLFVLNPIEVLGFGALWLSVLWLYTSSWLGIVIYLTLNLAFGVVGHLGVEPLPESWAGHPVLRLLGTSTFHAGHHRDDGGNFGFYTSIWDILFGTLHPRIPRLTARVRSDRPPTIEPSGGPSGHVRRGGADR; this is encoded by the coding sequence ATGAACTCGATCCTCGACGCTTTCGCCCGCATGTCATTCGGGGAGGCTCTCGGCTGGATGCTGGCCGAGAACGTCATCCTGTTCGCCGTGGCGATCCTCGCCGGCCACCTGCTGATCCTCGCGTCCCGCTCGCGGAGGATCGGGCCTCCGCCCCCGCCGGTGGAGGGGGCGGAAATCGCATGGGCGGCCTCCTGCGTGGCGCTCAACACCCTGGTGACGGTCGCGGGCTGGGGGCTGTGGCGGTCGGGATACATCGTCATCCGTCGGGACACCGGCGCCCGGGCCTGGCTCGATGCGATCGTCCTCCTCATGCTGATGGACCTGGCGATGTATGTGACCCACAGGATCGCCCACCATCCCTGGGCCTTCCCCCTGGCCCACGCGACCCACCATCATTATGACCGGCCCCGGCCGCTCGACCTCTTCGTCCTCAACCCGATCGAGGTGCTCGGGTTCGGGGCCCTCTGGCTGTCGGTCCTCTGGCTCTACACGTCCTCCTGGCTGGGCATCGTCATCTACCTGACGCTGAACCTGGCGTTCGGGGTCGTCGGGCATCTCGGCGTCGAGCCGCTCCCGGAGTCCTGGGCCGGGCACCCCGTGCTCCGGCTCCTGGGCACGAGCACGTTCCACGCGGGCCATCATCGGGACGACGGGGGCAATTTCGGCTTCTACACGTCGATCTGGGACATCCTCTTCGGCACGCTCCACCCGCGCATTCCACGGCTGACGGCCCGGGTGAGGTCGGACCGGCCGCCGACGATCGAGCCGTCGGGTGGCCCATCAGGGCATGTCCGACGGGGCGGCGCCGATCGGTAG